In Candidatus Cohnella colombiensis, one DNA window encodes the following:
- a CDS encoding glycosyl hydrolase 53 family protein, translated as MHKWVSRWLIVSILATTALGMPFGSPNVTVYAAAGSSAANLDFENGNLSGWTTTGSVASQTADKKGGAYSAKLSAANSTLAQTIAGIPQGSYTLYAWVKGAASSSSNAAYMTATNTGGPDTRLLIDGYISSSAWTQVALRNVLVYNGQATITFGSGSGTNLSVDDVQLVLDSDDNNAVANWDFETGDLSGWTVDQGTVIAGTSADTGAMAAVLSADSQISQTINVKPNTTYVATVRAKVDRQDTWETIYQKNYLGNTGQLVNVTSYGDRVNLGVKKLDGTVLRQAPDGTSGYALLTIRFKTGPSDQQVTLYANTIHDANYVKSVTTYTSAGANGSRDQWQGNGSDMAYVDNFDVFEIDNTTVKGADVSFLPVIEDKGGKYFANGVQQDCLSILANHGVNAITGMLFVHAGNKIYDQSTPKQMLNIDFADENGNPIPQTMQAGYFDKTHALMLAERAKELDLGYLPSFHFSDSWMSAGKAYTPLDWMYKDSTGALVDQSLDEMTTTMYNYVYDFIKSLVDNDLTPMGVKIGNEQDGGIAWPRGKGYSSAGFKALINAAYSAVHDTAPGVSAFIHSNNGYTPSYSNTVFGTLRANGVNFDGQAYSLYSGHPSSDILSMLTNNINNYPEQDYLDVETGYSFTRYNPDWADESGSMGQAAYYVASNPNGQYNWLLDYMQAMRDVANPHDRMRGFFYWETDWIVVEGAGWATGGPNTVDRRTMFNNGDMSIKEMGSTANGKMGDMMDSMYAYLWRGHVKNKPASAQTPLKGYGTYSVTEATPTGITLDRTAVSLVQGKTTRLVPTVTPDSNGSSDKLVYDSNVVWTSSNPSVATVNASGYVTAMASGTATITATTAVGGLSAFAEVTVGSPTNAGSLTLTVNGSAPGSSISAKVWDQQTLVATLPSGATNKRVTFTSSDPSVASFLGEFWQSANPGKFYQQTDKTANVKLNAKRDGTTIITATSEDGTATASYTLNVSKVAVTGVTLSAANATVSLGRTKQLTATVAPSNASFNTVTWTSSDPSVATVDVTGLVKTLQTGTTTITVKSDDNASILATSMITVVPVQVSGIALDKSSLNVMIGTSKPLTAIVSPDDAYDKSVQWTSSDTSIVTVDSSGYVTGVQLGTATITAQTTDGGYIASASVTVQASPVAVTGVNLNKSTHYFSSDYFSSTNPSVATPVEKLVASVTPADATNTDVEWSSNNPTIASVDAYGNVTALRAGVAVIAARTKDGGFSASTTVYVPSVSESFDNRTLGDNWSAVVGSTGSVAYFATTGVATVSGNQVFSLAASGSGARSEYKSFSVANNKIVLDFDWNVGAPAAGTGQLRIQDSAHNNYITFGIPTGANSAIVYDTSASIGSNTSITGTAVSASGFKTAGATYRVKVTLDMTAKTTSFTLTNKADSTMTTTVNNLPFASGATFNNNLGFLEFYATRTGSMSWTTWIDNFNVYVAAPTPVSVTLDKASISLLDIAGTPGSTAQLTATVTPNMPGVDQTVTWMSSDTSVATVSGTGVVTAVGDGDATITAKSAVNASLTATASVSVHPLIPVEAIGIKNDSGTAVDETTVNLNAGDSLQLSAFMNPGSADVRSIAWHSSNASIAYVDATGLVKALGPGEATITLIVDAYKDYGGFEGAKTVTINVTGEALLNLALLQAAVENAVAAKLYADDFYTTDSLNAYQAALTAAQADLSAAASEHWGITYQDRINQDTAALQAATAGLVKSNNIPATSVSLAPATLMLTAGKNGQLTQTMLPTYTTSQVLTWLSSNESVATVQNGVVTALATGTATITARTDNGRTATATIIVNSDLSGGYAANGGSITASKTGSGYNAAAPVASGTAWSSGANLQTSGTPVTWQIDLGSMARIDNVKTKFWQTMLYTIAVSDDGTNWTTAVDHSGSYAGELSTSSDNYTDTMPANTVGRYIRITFYGVSTPGDWLGMVFFQANGMFVSTPSAISLNQSAASLTVADTLQLSATLAPANANPRVAWTSSDSNVAAVSATGLVTAKLAGTTVITASTSNGKTASATIGVTGATIAVTGVSLNSQTLNLTAGTTGQLIATVTPAEATTKTVSWSSSNAGVAAVDSTGKVSGLAAGTAVITATTTDGGKTAEATVTVTAAEFAVPGVSALQNGARNDFIMGVDVSELYEMEKNNKKYYDTDGTELSALAILQKHGVNYIRLRLWNDPTDAFGNPIGGGNTDLASVIATAKEAKTLGMKVLLDFHYSDFWADPGTQTKPKAWTNANDTQLQANVYNFTYNALMAMQATGALPDMVQIGNEINSGLLWTNGNTAAKAAPFLQKASAAVRAADPSIKIMIHLAGSSSGSVSSFTSNFNTWTSGPTLVDFDIIGISYYPYWHGTMAQNATIMNSLAATYGKQVVVAETSYAWTLDEGDSQLNVFSQTQANTSGYIPTPQGQAMEIRDVINNVANVPNSMGLGLFYWGGIWLPGEDTGWKTGYGSGWENQALFDYDGKALPSIDVFNLVRTSTTVVPSLLSSAETYYATVNVGGTLSLPSTVSGRYSDGYYKTATVSSWNTSGVNLQTPGIYTAFGTINGVAGVATAVVTVQPVQPSNLVTNAGLESGATGWTINSPFAAKSNANDAHSGTYALHFSASSTAKTATQTISGLTSGTSYTFTVWAQAYGTSTGADVFLYATGYDSSDASAVLKQNVSFANWGEWKKYSITVPVTSSSVTIGVSVKGTTAFYGDFDDFYFGLPAAPADPSTQVKSVVANAADGATVPGSAKSITLSSDTPGAVIYYTTNGDTPNYASGSSTTQYYAGPIAIDGNTTIKAYAVKPGYVSSNVTTYSLKAGYASSTTLVPDGEFETFGELGVWTISGVAHANTATDTFDVDGSAPFAGANGFHYFSSNAYSFTLTQRVTGLSNGVYTLTAYSSGQSNASTGADGYYTNNAAAAIELSATTPASSKSANVINQGWNIWQPFSVNNAIVTDGTLTITFSVAGSAGYWGYLDHVSLTRTGDYETGTITGSIEDDAGLAVSGATVKATLNGNVYGTATTDADGLYRLSNVLAGSGYTVTASKAGHADASATGIAVVSNATTSNVDLMMNVLTEPAVVLLNINSAPSTMGVEDTFTLIATITPASVTDKTVHFVTNDSAIAELTDETFDPNTGTTRVTITAIGEGEAVITATSTDGNLTQTYRFTVTAAPEQTFSVSGVGLNRSELSLVEGTSGLLIATIAPANATNRNIAWTSSNETIATVDGTGKVTAVAPGTATITVTTADGGFTAEATVTVTAAPEQTIAVSGVSLNRSTLNLVERASGQLIATIAPLNSTNQNVAWTSSNASVATVDGTGKVTAVSPGTTTITATTADGGFTATATVTVTAETPPTTVTPTSEPDKDVRVESGKVIVLIVSNGTDNRFELKSSDLKDAVGSSRDGIVHIVMQPAIGKTVATVQLPSDAYALTQDIQRITIDTGLVTVSFSPNVLQKGTTSGSLILTVAKVETTGLSEALQEQLDGHPVYDITLSLNGVPIHQFDGIDDVEVEIGYTLKPGENPNQVVVYYLDENGKPIVVQNSKYDPETGKVKFKPKHFSKYTAAYANVAFVDLAKVGWAKEGIEALAARGAISGIGAGKFDPSRNVTRAEFIMMLMKTFDLIDESATTTLSDVKEGSWSYSAIASAQKLGIIVGKSNGSFGVNDMISRQDMAVMVYKTAQILKVRLSQNGTVTTFADQSAIAGYANEAVMAMQNAGLINGSGNGKFEPKAKASRAQAAVLIYRLFQLY; from the coding sequence ATGCACAAGTGGGTGTCGAGATGGTTGATCGTTTCGATATTGGCGACGACGGCACTCGGAATGCCGTTCGGCTCGCCGAACGTGACCGTTTACGCGGCTGCGGGAAGTTCGGCCGCGAATCTCGATTTCGAGAACGGCAATTTGAGTGGGTGGACGACGACCGGATCGGTCGCCAGTCAAACAGCGGATAAGAAAGGCGGAGCGTATTCGGCCAAGCTTTCGGCTGCGAATTCGACGCTTGCGCAGACAATCGCGGGGATCCCACAAGGCAGCTATACGCTGTATGCATGGGTCAAAGGGGCGGCAAGCAGCTCCAGTAACGCGGCTTATATGACGGCTACAAATACCGGAGGGCCCGATACGAGATTGCTGATCGATGGTTATATCAGCAGCTCGGCTTGGACGCAGGTCGCGCTTCGCAACGTGCTGGTCTATAACGGGCAAGCGACGATCACGTTCGGTTCGGGCAGCGGCACGAACTTGTCAGTCGACGACGTGCAGCTCGTGCTCGACAGCGATGACAACAACGCGGTCGCAAACTGGGACTTCGAAACGGGAGATTTGTCCGGCTGGACGGTGGATCAAGGAACCGTCATAGCTGGCACCTCCGCCGATACAGGCGCTATGGCTGCCGTGCTGAGTGCGGATTCCCAAATCAGCCAAACGATTAACGTCAAACCGAACACGACGTACGTCGCGACGGTTCGCGCGAAAGTGGACAGGCAAGATACTTGGGAAACGATTTATCAAAAAAATTACTTGGGAAACACGGGCCAGCTCGTGAACGTGACGTCCTACGGCGATCGGGTCAATCTCGGCGTCAAAAAGCTGGATGGAACGGTGCTTCGTCAAGCTCCTGACGGAACGAGCGGATACGCGTTGCTGACGATCCGCTTCAAGACCGGTCCGAGCGACCAGCAAGTGACGCTGTACGCGAACACGATCCATGACGCGAATTACGTCAAAAGCGTTACGACGTACACGTCCGCGGGCGCCAACGGCAGCCGCGATCAATGGCAGGGTAACGGGTCCGATATGGCCTATGTCGACAACTTCGACGTGTTCGAAATCGACAATACGACGGTCAAAGGAGCGGACGTTTCCTTCCTGCCGGTCATCGAGGACAAAGGCGGCAAATATTTCGCCAACGGCGTCCAGCAGGATTGCTTGTCGATTTTGGCCAACCATGGCGTGAACGCCATTACGGGCATGCTGTTCGTTCACGCGGGCAACAAGATCTACGATCAAAGCACGCCGAAGCAAATGCTGAATATCGATTTCGCGGACGAGAACGGCAATCCGATTCCGCAAACGATGCAAGCGGGCTACTTCGACAAGACGCATGCGCTCATGCTTGCAGAGCGGGCAAAAGAGCTGGATTTGGGCTATTTGCCGAGCTTCCACTTCAGCGACTCGTGGATGAGCGCGGGGAAAGCGTACACTCCGCTCGATTGGATGTACAAAGATTCGACGGGCGCCTTGGTGGATCAATCGCTCGATGAAATGACGACGACCATGTACAACTACGTGTACGACTTCATCAAGAGCTTGGTCGACAACGATTTGACGCCGATGGGAGTCAAGATCGGCAACGAGCAGGACGGAGGCATCGCATGGCCGCGTGGCAAAGGGTATTCGTCGGCCGGCTTCAAAGCGCTGATTAATGCGGCCTACAGTGCCGTGCACGACACAGCGCCGGGCGTCAGCGCCTTCATTCACTCGAATAACGGCTATACGCCGTCCTACTCGAACACGGTGTTCGGCACGCTGCGCGCGAACGGCGTCAATTTCGACGGACAAGCCTATTCGTTGTACAGCGGTCATCCGTCGTCCGATATTTTGTCGATGCTTACGAACAATATCAATAATTATCCGGAACAAGACTATCTCGACGTCGAAACGGGCTATTCGTTTACGAGATATAACCCGGATTGGGCGGACGAGAGCGGTTCGATGGGCCAGGCGGCTTATTACGTCGCGAGCAATCCGAATGGGCAGTACAACTGGCTGCTCGACTACATGCAAGCGATGCGGGACGTTGCGAACCCACACGATCGGATGCGCGGTTTCTTCTATTGGGAGACGGACTGGATCGTCGTCGAAGGCGCGGGCTGGGCGACCGGCGGACCGAATACGGTCGACCGCCGCACGATGTTTAATAACGGCGATATGTCCATCAAGGAAATGGGCAGCACCGCAAACGGTAAGATGGGCGACATGATGGACAGCATGTACGCCTATCTGTGGAGGGGCCACGTCAAGAACAAGCCCGCTTCGGCCCAAACGCCGCTCAAGGGCTACGGCACTTATAGCGTAACGGAGGCGACTCCGACCGGCATTACGCTGGATCGAACGGCAGTCAGTCTTGTTCAAGGCAAGACGACTAGATTGGTGCCGACGGTTACCCCTGATTCGAACGGCAGCTCGGATAAACTCGTCTACGACAGTAACGTCGTTTGGACTTCGAGCAATCCGTCCGTCGCGACCGTCAACGCATCTGGCTATGTGACGGCTATGGCATCCGGAACGGCAACGATCACGGCGACGACGGCTGTCGGCGGGTTGTCCGCCTTCGCGGAAGTTACGGTCGGCTCGCCGACGAACGCGGGCAGTCTGACGCTTACGGTGAATGGCAGCGCTCCGGGATCGTCGATTAGCGCCAAAGTATGGGATCAGCAGACGCTAGTCGCGACGCTGCCTTCCGGCGCGACGAACAAGCGGGTGACGTTTACATCCAGCGATCCTAGTGTCGCGTCTTTCCTAGGGGAATTCTGGCAATCGGCTAACCCGGGTAAGTTTTATCAACAGACGGACAAGACGGCGAACGTGAAGCTGAATGCCAAGCGTGACGGCACGACCATTATCACCGCGACGTCCGAGGACGGAACGGCGACCGCTTCCTACACGCTGAACGTTTCCAAGGTGGCCGTAACGGGCGTTACGCTGAGCGCGGCGAACGCGACGGTCAGCCTCGGCCGGACGAAGCAGCTTACCGCCACGGTGGCGCCTTCGAACGCCAGCTTCAATACGGTCACGTGGACTTCCTCCGATCCGTCGGTGGCGACCGTGGATGTGACGGGACTGGTCAAGACGCTACAGACGGGAACGACGACGATTACAGTGAAGTCCGACGACAATGCTTCTATTTTGGCGACCAGTATGATTACGGTCGTGCCTGTGCAGGTGTCGGGTATCGCCCTGGACAAATCGTCTCTGAACGTCATGATCGGCACGTCGAAGCCGCTTACCGCGATCGTTTCTCCGGACGATGCCTATGACAAATCGGTGCAATGGACATCATCCGATACGTCCATCGTTACGGTAGATTCGAGTGGGTATGTGACGGGCGTGCAATTGGGGACGGCAACGATAACGGCACAGACGACTGACGGCGGCTATATAGCATCTGCATCCGTCACCGTGCAAGCGTCGCCGGTAGCCGTTACGGGCGTTAACTTGAATAAGAGCACTCATTATTTCTCATCGGATTATTTCTCTTCGACTAATCCGTCAGTTGCCACTCCAGTGGAAAAATTGGTGGCGAGCGTCACTCCGGCGGATGCGACCAATACGGACGTGGAGTGGTCCTCCAACAATCCGACGATTGCTTCCGTAGACGCATATGGCAACGTAACTGCTCTGAGAGCCGGCGTCGCGGTCATTGCGGCGAGAACGAAGGACGGCGGCTTTTCGGCCAGCACGACCGTGTACGTTCCGTCCGTCAGCGAAAGCTTCGACAACCGGACTCTCGGCGATAACTGGTCGGCAGTGGTAGGCTCGACGGGATCCGTTGCGTATTTCGCGACGACAGGCGTCGCGACAGTGTCCGGCAACCAGGTATTCTCGCTGGCCGCAAGCGGTAGTGGCGCGAGATCCGAATACAAGAGCTTCTCGGTAGCGAACAACAAGATCGTGCTCGACTTCGACTGGAACGTCGGCGCGCCCGCTGCGGGTACCGGTCAGCTCCGCATTCAAGACAGTGCGCACAACAACTACATTACGTTCGGCATTCCGACGGGCGCGAACAGCGCAATCGTATACGACACGAGCGCTTCGATCGGGTCGAACACGTCTATTACGGGCACCGCGGTTTCCGCGAGCGGCTTCAAGACGGCGGGCGCGACGTATCGCGTCAAAGTCACGCTGGACATGACGGCGAAAACGACAAGTTTTACGTTGACGAACAAAGCGGATTCGACGATGACGACGACGGTCAACAATTTGCCGTTCGCGTCGGGCGCGACGTTCAACAACAATTTGGGCTTTTTGGAGTTCTATGCGACGAGAACGGGATCGATGTCCTGGACGACCTGGATCGACAATTTCAACGTGTACGTCGCGGCGCCGACGCCCGTGTCTGTCACGTTGGACAAAGCTTCGATCAGCCTTCTCGATATCGCCGGCACGCCGGGAAGCACTGCGCAATTGACGGCGACGGTGACTCCGAACATGCCGGGCGTCGATCAGACTGTCACGTGGATGTCCAGCGACACTTCAGTCGCCACAGTGAGCGGAACGGGCGTCGTCACCGCCGTCGGCGACGGGGATGCGACGATTACGGCTAAATCCGCGGTGAACGCCTCTTTGACGGCCACAGCGTCCGTCAGCGTTCATCCGCTCATTCCGGTCGAAGCGATCGGGATTAAAAATGATTCGGGAACCGCCGTCGACGAGACGACCGTCAACCTGAACGCGGGCGATTCGCTGCAGCTGAGCGCATTCATGAACCCGGGTTCGGCGGACGTTCGATCGATCGCTTGGCATTCCAGCAACGCATCGATCGCTTACGTGGACGCGACCGGTTTGGTTAAGGCATTAGGCCCCGGCGAAGCGACGATCACGCTGATCGTAGATGCTTATAAAGACTACGGCGGCTTCGAAGGAGCGAAAACGGTGACGATCAATGTTACCGGAGAAGCGTTGCTGAATCTCGCATTGTTACAGGCGGCCGTCGAAAACGCCGTCGCCGCGAAGCTGTACGCCGACGATTTCTATACGACGGACAGCTTAAACGCCTATCAGGCGGCATTGACCGCGGCGCAAGCCGATCTGTCGGCGGCGGCTTCGGAGCATTGGGGTATCACTTATCAAGACAGGATCAATCAAGATACGGCGGCCCTTCAGGCCGCTACCGCTGGACTTGTGAAGAGCAACAACATTCCGGCGACGAGCGTCAGCCTTGCGCCAGCAACTTTGATGCTGACGGCGGGCAAGAATGGACAACTGACGCAGACGATGTTGCCTACCTACACGACAAGCCAGGTGCTAACTTGGCTTTCCAGTAACGAGTCGGTCGCCACCGTGCAAAATGGCGTCGTGACCGCGCTGGCTACGGGGACGGCGACGATCACCGCGAGAACCGACAACGGGCGGACGGCGACGGCGACGATCATCGTCAACTCCGATTTGTCCGGCGGTTACGCGGCGAACGGAGGATCGATTACGGCGAGCAAGACGGGATCCGGTTACAATGCGGCGGCTCCCGTAGCTTCCGGAACGGCATGGTCGAGCGGTGCCAACTTGCAGACGAGCGGAACGCCCGTGACGTGGCAAATCGATCTCGGTTCCATGGCACGCATCGACAATGTGAAAACGAAGTTCTGGCAAACGATGCTGTATACGATTGCAGTTTCCGATGACGGAACGAACTGGACGACGGCCGTCGACCATTCAGGCTCCTATGCAGGTGAGTTGTCCACGTCTTCGGACAACTATACCGATACGATGCCTGCGAATACGGTCGGAAGATACATTCGAATAACGTTCTACGGCGTCTCGACGCCAGGAGATTGGCTCGGCATGGTCTTCTTCCAAGCGAATGGCATGTTCGTCTCGACGCCATCGGCAATCTCGCTGAATCAAAGCGCGGCTTCTCTGACTGTAGCGGATACGCTTCAGTTGTCGGCAACCCTTGCGCCGGCTAACGCCAATCCGCGCGTCGCTTGGACTTCGAGCGATAGCAACGTCGCGGCGGTAAGCGCGACCGGTCTCGTCACGGCGAAGTTGGCGGGCACGACGGTCATTACCGCGTCGACGTCGAACGGAAAAACGGCTTCGGCGACGATCGGAGTCACGGGAGCAACCATCGCGGTCACGGGAGTTTCCTTGAATTCGCAAACGCTCAACTTAACTGCAGGCACGACAGGCCAGTTGATAGCGACTGTAACACCTGCGGAAGCCACGACGAAAACCGTTTCTTGGTCGTCAAGCAACGCGGGAGTCGCTGCTGTCGATTCGACAGGGAAAGTGAGCGGCTTAGCGGCAGGCACGGCCGTGATTACGGCCACGACGACCGACGGCGGCAAGACGGCCGAGGCGACGGTCACGGTAACGGCGGCGGAGTTCGCGGTGCCCGGCGTCAGCGCATTGCAAAACGGCGCGCGCAACGATTTCATTATGGGCGTCGACGTCTCCGAGCTTTACGAGATGGAGAAAAACAACAAGAAGTACTACGATACCGACGGTACGGAGCTCAGCGCTCTGGCCATCCTGCAAAAGCACGGCGTCAACTACATTCGTCTCCGGCTTTGGAACGATCCGACAGACGCGTTCGGCAATCCGATCGGCGGAGGCAACACCGATCTGGCGAGCGTGATCGCCACGGCCAAGGAAGCGAAAACGCTCGGCATGAAAGTGCTTCTCGATTTCCATTACAGCGATTTCTGGGCGGATCCGGGAACGCAAACGAAACCGAAGGCATGGACGAACGCCAATGATACGCAATTACAAGCGAACGTCTATAACTTCACTTACAACGCTTTGATGGCGATGCAAGCGACCGGCGCGTTGCCGGATATGGTTCAAATTGGAAACGAGATCAACTCCGGCTTGCTATGGACGAACGGAAACACGGCGGCGAAAGCGGCGCCGTTCCTCCAAAAAGCGTCGGCAGCCGTCCGCGCGGCGGATCCGAGCATCAAAATCATGATTCATTTGGCCGGTAGCTCCAGTGGCTCGGTCAGCAGCTTTACAAGCAACTTCAATACATGGACGAGCGGACCGACGCTAGTCGATTTCGATATCATCGGTATTTCGTACTATCCGTATTGGCATGGCACGATGGCACAAAACGCGACGATCATGAATTCGCTAGCCGCGACGTACGGCAAACAGGTCGTCGTCGCCGAAACGTCGTATGCTTGGACATTGGACGAAGGCGATTCCCAATTGAACGTATTTAGCCAAACACAAGCCAATACGTCGGGCTACATTCCGACGCCGCAAGGACAAGCGATGGAAATTCGCGACGTCATCAACAACGTGGCGAACGTTCCGAACAGTATGGGACTCGGCTTGTTCTATTGGGGAGGCATTTGGCTTCCGGGAGAGGATACGGGCTGGAAGACGGGATACGGAAGCGGATGGGAAAACCAAGCGCTGTTCGATTATGACGGGAAGGCGCTGCCGTCCATTGACGTCTTTAATCTCGTCAGAACTTCGACCACTGTCGTGCCATCGCTATTGTCTTCGGCAGAAACGTACTATGCGACGGTGAACGTCGGCGGGACGCTGAGCTTGCCATCGACAGTCAGTGGCAGATATAGCGACGGCTATTACAAGACGGCAACCGTTTCGTCTTGGAATACGAGCGGTGTCAATCTTCAAACGCCGGGCATCTATACCGCGTTTGGCACGATCAACGGAGTCGCCGGAGTGGCGACGGCCGTCGTGACTGTCCAACCGGTGCAACCGTCTAACTTGGTAACGAATGCGGGACTTGAGAGCGGGGCGACGGGATGGACGATCAATTCGCCATTTGCTGCAAAGTCCAATGCGAATGACGCGCACAGTGGCACCTACGCGCTCCACTTCAGTGCATCGTCGACCGCGAAGACGGCTACGCAGACGATCAGCGGCTTGACTAGCGGAACGTCATACACGTTTACCGTTTGGGCTCAAGCTTATGGAACGAGCACCGGTGCGGACGTCTTCTTGTACGCGACGGGCTATGACAGCTCCGATGCGTCGGCTGTTCTGAAACAAAACGTGTCGTTTGCGAACTGGGGAGAATGGAAGAAATACAGCATCACAGTGCCCGTTACTTCCAGTTCAGTTACGATCGGCGTCAGCGTAAAAGGTACGACGGCATTTTACGGCGATTTCGACGACTTCTACTTCGGGTTGCCGGCAGCTCCGGCGGACCCGAGCACGCAAGTGAAGTCGGTCGTCGCCAATGCCGCAGACGGAGCGACAGTTCCGGGCTCCGCGAAGTCGATTACGCTGTCGAGCGATACGCCGGGAGCCGTCATCTACTATACGACGAACGGCGATACGCCGAATTACGCCAGCGGCTCTAGCACGACCCAATACTATGCGGGGCCGATTGCCATCGATGGGAACACGACGATCAAAGCCTATGCAGTCAAACCTGGTTACGTGTCCAGCAACGTAACGACCTATAGCTTGAAAGCGGGTTATGCGAGTAGTACCACGCTCGTGCCGGACGGAGAGTTCGAGACGTTCGGGGAGCTCGGGGTATGGACGATTTCGGGCGTAGCGCATGCTAATACGGCGACCGATACGTTCGACGTCGACGGTAGCGCGCCATTCGCCGGTGCGAACGGATTCCATTATTTCTCTAGCAACGCTTATAGCTTCACGCTGACGCAGCGGGTAACGGGATTGTCCAACGGCGTATATACGTTGACTGCGTATTCGTCGGGACAATCGAACGCATCGACCGGCGCAGACGGCTACTATACGAATAACGCCGCGGCCGCAATCGAGTTGTCGGCAACGACGCCTGCGTCGAGCAAGTCGGCCAATGTCATTAACCAAGGCTGGAACATCTGGCAGCCGTTTAGCGTGAACAACGCGATTGTCACGGACGGCACGTTGACGATTACGTTCTCCGTGGCGGGAAGCGCCGGGTATTGGGGTTATCTCGATCACGTCAGCTTGACGAGAACGGGTGACTACGAAACCGGAACGATCACGGGTTCGATTGAGGACGATGCGGGTCTGGCGGTATCCGGAGCGACGGTCAAGGCGACATTGAACGGTAACGTCTATGGCACTGCAACAACCGATGCGGATGGATTATACCGTTTGAGTAACGTCTTGGCGGGCTCCGGTTACACGGTAACGGCCAGCAAAGCGGGTCACGCCGACGCGTCGGCCACCGGCATTGCAGTCGTATCGAACGCAACGACTTCGAACGTGGATCTCATGATGAACGTGCTCACGGAGCCTGCGGTTGTACTGCTCAATATCAATAGCGCTCCATCAACGATGGGCGTAGAAGATACGTTTACGTTGATCGCTACGATTACGCCTGCTTCGGTAACGGATAAAACGGTTCATTTCGTTACGAACGATTCGGCCATCGCCGAATTGACCGATGAAACGTTCGATCCGAACACTGGAACGACTCGCGTGACGATTACAGCGATCGGCGAAGGCGAAGCGGTCATTACAGCGACTTCCACGGACGGAAACTTGACGCAGACATACCGTTTTACCGTAACTGCGGCGCCGGAACAAACGTTTTCGGTAAGTGGCGTCGGCTTGAATCGATCCGAGTTAAGCTTGGTCGAAGGTACGAGCGGACTGCTCATCGCGACGATCGCTCCCGCGAATGCGACAAACCGAAACATCGCGTGGACATCTAGCAACGAAACGATCGCCACGGTCGATGGAACGGGCAAAGTTACGGCAGTTGCACCGGGAACGGCGACGATTACGGTGACGACGGCAGATGGCGGTTTTACGGCCGAAGCGACGGTAACCGTAACGGCGGCACCAGAACAAACGATTGCGGTCAGTGGAGTAAGTCTGAACCGTTCGACGCTGAACTTGGTTGAGCGAGCTAGTGGTCAACTGATTGCGACGATTGCACCACTCAACTCGACGAACCAGAATGTCGCTTGGACTTCCAGCAACGCATCGGTCGCCACGGTCGATGGAACGGGCAAAGTTACGGCAGTCTCTCCGGGAACGACGACGATAACGGCGACGACGGCAGACGGCGGCTTTACGGCTACCGCGACGGTGACCGTCACGGCGGAAACGCCTCCGACTACGGTTACCCCGACGTCTGAACCGGACAAAGACGTACGTGTGGAATCTGGAAAAGTGATCGTGCTTATCGTATCCAATGGGACGGACAACCGCTTCGAACTGAAGTCCTCCGACTTGAAGGATGCGGTTGGAAGCTCAAGGGACGGCATCGTGCACATCGTCATGCAGCCGGCAATCGGCAAGACCGTAGCGACGGTGCAGTTGCCAAGCGATGCTTACGCTTTAACCCAAGACATTCAAAGGATCACGATCGATACTGGATTGGTAACGGTGAGTTTCTCGCCGAACGTTCTCCAGAAAGGGACGACGTCGGGATCGTTGATCTTAACGGTTGCGAAAGTCGAGACAACCGGTTTATCAGAGGCGCTGCAGGAACAATTGGACGGGCATCCGGTTTATGACATCACCTTGAGCTTGAACGGCGTTCCTATTCACCAATTTGATGGCATTGACGACGTAGAAGTCGAGATCGGTTATACGCTCAAGCCGGGTGAGAACCCGAACCAGGTCGTCGTATACTACTTGGACGAGAACGGCAAACCGATCGTTGTCCAGAACAGCAAATACGATCCTGAGACGGGCAAAGTGAAATTCAAGCCTAAGCACTTCAGTAAGTATACGGCAGCCTATGCGAACGTTGCTTTCGTGGACTTGGCTAAAGTCGGCTGGGCGAAGGAAGGTATCGAAGCATTGGCGGCTAGAGGAGCGATAAGCGGCATCGGGGCAGGCAAGTTCGACCCTTCGCGTAACGTGACTCGTGCAGAATTCATCATGATGCTGATGAAAACGTTCGATCTGATCGATGAATCGGCCACGACGACGCTAAGTGATGTGAAAGAGGGAAGTTGGTCCTACAGTGCCATCGCTTCCGCTCAGAAACTCGGCATCATCGTCGGCAAATCGAACGGTAGCTTTGGCGTCAATGACATGATTTCCCGACAAGATATGGCGGTCATGGTTTACAAAACGGCTCAAATTTTAAAAGTTCGATTGAGCCAGAACGGGACCGTAACGACGTTCGCCGACCAATCCGCGATTGCGGGTTACGCGAACGAGGCGGTCATGGCCATGCAAAACGCAGGGCTCATCAACGGCAGTGGTAACGGCAAGTTCGAGCCGAAGGCGAAGGCGAGCCGGGCGCAAGCGGCAGTTCTCATCTATCGACTGTTCCAATTGTATTAA